CTTTAGAAAATTATATCATAATTTAATTATGACCTGTTTGCTAGTTTATCGTCAAACATATAGTTTTACGCTGGTTAGAGTAAATATTTACGCTGGTCAGTGTCAAACCATGTGGCAATACTAAAAGGTAAAATAGAATTTTCCAACCAAAGTAGAAATATTTTTTTATGCAACAGAAGATCAAATCAGACCTTTCCGAAAGGTTCGAGGATGTCAAGAGGCACTTTGGTCTGAATAACAGCCAGTTATCTAAACTAGCAGAGGTTACACCACAAGCAATCAATGATATTGTTAATGGTGTAACCGATAATCCACGGGTGAGCCTAATCAACAAGATAGCTACCAAACTAGAAATTAGTATAGATTGGTTGCTGAACGGTAAAGGGCAAATGGTACCTGGTACCGAAGAAGGCAAGGTTAGTCAAGGCGATAGCTCCATGCTAGAATTTATGATTCGGCAGATCGAAGAAAAAGACAAGATCATCAACCATTTGATGTCTCGCCAGGGAAAGCGTAGGGGTGTATCCGGTCAGCCGGTTTTGGCCTTTGCAGCCTAATTTTTTTGGGCAATCGGGTACAAAATCGGGTACACCAGTTTATCTTTATAGATAAATCGGCTTTTTTACGTAAATTAGCGGTGTAGAACGTAGGGAGTGACAATCCCTCTCTCTCTGCTCAACAAACACTAAAGCACTCATAATCAGCGATTTGAGTGCTTTTTTTGTTTACAACAATTACTAGTTATTTATTACTTAAAATAACCGCTGTGTATCAGATGTATCAAAAATTTGCCGCTGATATAAAAGCTGGAAGAGAATTCTCTGATAGAATTCTTAATGATTTAATGTATAAAACTAATAAAAATGAAGTAAGACAAAAGCTAGAGGAACGCCTTAATAAGGAATTAAGTACCAAGAAGGTACTTTATGCTGACGAAAGAAAAATCATTCAATATAGAATTACTAAACTTAGAGAGAATCTTTTAAAAGATCATTATATTACATATTCAAAAATAAGATACGGATACATTGAGTATGTAAAATCCAATAAAAATAGTTATTACTTTGATTTAAAAAGTGTTTTTGAAAAGACATCTGTATTTGACATTGATAACACTATAGAAGAGATAGCATACTCCATTTACAACTCGAATCTAATTCATGTACTAAAAAAAACGAATCAATTACTTGAATTAGAAAATTTATATCCACTTAGTAGAATATTATCAAAGCTATACAAGTTCACAAATTCAATTTACAAAGCAATAAAAAATAATTTTTATTCAATTTTATTCTCAACTATTTCCATTTTTATATTAATATTTTATTCAATTGGTAAGTTTGATTTAGATATAAAAACAGAGTCCCAACAAACCATATCACTTGCTCTTTTAGGTGCCGTTGCAACTTTTATTGGCTTCGGCGTTGTTTTTATTCAGCTATCATTTGATAATTACAAAAAATACTATGGTACTTACTCAAAAGTATTATTATTTAATGCCATTGGGAAAGAAATAATAATCATATTTATTTTAAATATAATTACAAGTATTACGTGTGCAATAGTTAACAAAAAATATACTTATCATTTCTCTGAAGGGAATATAGTGAATCTACAAACTACATTCTTCTATTTCAATGTGTTATTATTTTTATATTTTCTATTTTTATTAATACACAAAATAATATATATTTTTGATTATTCTTTATCAAATAAAGATTTACACAATACCATAAAATCAGTAAAACTGAGGAGTATTAAAGAGTTCATTGAAACTTCAAATAATCGTGAAGACACAGATTTAGCTCTAAAGAATTTTACTGATAATCCAGTTGAGGTAATCACCGAAGTTACTTTAAACTATTTATCGCATGGCAATCAAAAAACAGCCATCGCTATTATTAAGGCAATAAGGAAACACTTTCAATTTCTTATTGAAATTTCTCATTCAAATAATACGAATATTCCCAATGTTTCCGAAATAGTTATTGTATTCTATAGAGTGATATATAAGATTATCAATTATAATTCTAATGATCAAGATTTAACAAATGAATGCTTCGAAAATATTAGGGAATTTAATAAGTTAATTTCTGCCTACAACATTGATGTAGTTTCATTAGAAGCAATGTTGAATCTTATAGAATCTGCATTAAATTTATCATTTAAAGACCCTATTAATAATAGTATATTTACTAGATTAGAATGCTTTAGTTATAGTTTATTTTGGCAAATGTTATACAACACACCACCTTGGTACGATGTACAAACAGGTTCTCCTTCTATATATTCACAAAGGGCTTTAGTCTATGCAAACACACAAAATCGACTTAATGTCTTGTGGCGTTTCACCAATATATTATACAATTTTATATCGTCTTGTTTTGATCTAGAAAAGAATATATCTACAAATGGCCTCTATCATATTTTAGAAATATATAAAAGGTTATTAGAAAATAATATAAGCTACAATTTTAGTCATAGATCAAGGTACTATTACCTAGAAAGGTTATCTAAGGAAAATGTAGATTTATATAAACTTGCTTTTGTAAGGCTCGATTTTTCAACATTTAAATTTGATTCATTTAGAGAGAACACGAGGCACTTTAGTCCGATTAACACATTACTACTAGATCATTTAATTAAATATGATAAATCACAAATATCACATATAATATTAGACAACTATTTATCATGGTGCAATTTCGTAATGTGCAGCCCGAAAAGTGTAGATTTTACTTCTGAATTAGTAGATGACTCATTAAATTTATTATCAAGTTTGTTATACTATCTTAAACAAAATTATTTAGTATATGAACCAAAAGGCATAAAACAATCGACTAGGAATGTAATAGAATCCTTCAATAGAATAATTGACTTCTATTACATTTTTGATTATTCTTCTGATCCTACATTTAATAATATATTAAACGAGATCAATAATAGGTTTTGGAATTTTAAAGTTTTTAGACTAAAAGAAATAAATGTACCCTACAATTCATTTATGAGAAAACTTGATCTGATAATATCAAAAACATCCAGAACAAATACAACAACTTAAAAATGAAGCTTCTAATTTTTCCCAGTTATAATGAGATATTCCCAAATCATGAGGAAGAAAGTATTAACGATATAATTAGCAAAGTTTCTTCTAAAGAAATTCTTAAATTATTATCAAGAATTAACAGAGATCTATTCTTTAATAGGAATGATACGGTTACAAGTGAAAAAATATTTTATGATTTGTGCAGTAATATTAACGAACTCGATAGGAATAGCATTATAGACAATTACAATAGTTTTAAATTACAAAAAAGAAGATATGACCCAAGTGTAATAATTTTCTTAGAGATAACTATACTCGATCTGATGATCGAAGTTTTCAGGGGAATCAATTCATTAGAATATAAAGAATCCGACAAGGAACTTCTTTCAATTACGGTATTAAAAGGTCTTCTTACTTGCAACAGTGTTTATGACAGAAAATTAAAATATAAGTTCCCAAGTGGGATAGACCCAAATAGCAATTTCGTTACTGGTATTCATCAATTTGGATTTTCAACCCCAAGGGATA
This window of the Spirosoma aerolatum genome carries:
- a CDS encoding helix-turn-helix domain-containing protein, which produces MQQKIKSDLSERFEDVKRHFGLNNSQLSKLAEVTPQAINDIVNGVTDNPRVSLINKIATKLEISIDWLLNGKGQMVPGTEEGKVSQGDSSMLEFMIRQIEEKDKIINHLMSRQGKRRGVSGQPVLAFAA